The Zalophus californianus isolate mZalCal1 chromosome X, mZalCal1.pri.v2, whole genome shotgun sequence genomic interval aatttatttcagttcttcaaaaaatCTTATTCTGAACCCCAACGTTGGCCTTTACTTCTTTTGGAAAGTCTGTCCTCATCTCCCACCACTTCCAAAGAATGCTGATGAGGAGGCTTCCTTTAGTTCTCCTTACCAGTCAAGTTGTGATCTCACCTCCCACCCacagcttttttaaaattgaggctACCTTGGGAAATCTGGGATTGGTGTATGAAAGGTATAGCACTGATTTTCAGAAGGACCAAAAGGCCATTCATGAACATCACTCAGTCAGCTAGCCTTTATGAAGTGCCTATGAGTTCACCACCTTGGATTTCCAGATCAGACTCTCCAACATTCCCTTCCTCTAGACAGAAGCTGAAAGATCATTCCAGCTCCAAAATGTTATAAGGGGCACAGAGCTCTCCTTAAATGTTTGCCAATTAAACATGCagggatgggcgcctgggtggctcagtcggttgagcgactgccttcggctcaggtcatgatcctggagtcccgggatcgagtcccacatcgggctcccggctcagcggggagtctgcttctccctccgaccctcttccctctcgtgctctctatctctcattctctctctcaaataaataaataaaatctttaaaaaaaaaaaaacatgcagggATTCTGATGACTGAGGTGTGAACAACAAATAAACAGTGATTTTGTATAAGTTGTACATGTTTGTAAATGTACACCACTGGTAACCAGCACACACATATTTCCAAATCATGCCTTGTGGAGGCACTGTGGTAAGGAGAGAAGCAACCTGAACTGGGAACTGTGGTCCCAGTTCTACCACTaactggctatgtgaccttggggaaaCCATTTCCCTacctagtttcctcatctgtgaaatgaagtttgaagaagtgactttttaaatttgttcttagtttttaaaaattttttatttaaatttaatttaattaacatatactgtattgttagtttcagaggtaaaattcagtgattcatcacttgcatacaacacccagtgctcattacatcaagtgcccttcttaatgcccatcacccagttaccccaatcccccacccacctcccctccagcaaccctgtttgttctctagtctctcatggtttgcctccctctctgtttttgtcttatttgatttttccttctcttcccctatgttcatattttgtttcctaaatttcacatatgagtgaaatcatatggtatttgtctttttctgacttattttacttagcataataccctctagttccatccacgtcattgcaaatggcaagatttcattcttttcttttttaaaaagattttatttattagagcacaagcaggggaaagggagaagcaggctccctgctgagtggggagcccaatgtggggtttaatcccagaatcatgacctgagctgaaggcagacgcccaaccaactgaaccacccaggtgctcatttcattctttttgatggctgagtaatattccattatacacacacgtGGGGTCCTATATAcaaacacatgtatgtatatatagatgcaccccacattttctttatccattcatctgttgatggacaactgggctctttccctattttttttaatcattttttaaatttttattattatgttaatcaccatacattacatcattagtttttggctCTTTCcctattttggctattgtggacattgctgctataaacattggggtgcatgtgcccctttggctatgtttgtgtctttggataaatacctagtagtactaTTGTTGGGTCATAGAGTAGGTCTGTTTTGagctttctgaggaacctccatattgttttccatagtggctgcaccagtttcaaTTCTTTTACCCTGCAACctaaatttagaaatacattttataaggcTACAATATCTCCTACATGTCTCCTACTAAAACAAGTTCCttaaaataagttattaaaaagatttatttatttagagtgagcTGGGGGTGGGTAAAGGGGCAgaagagaatcttgagcagggtccccactgagcagagcttgctctcaggacccatgagatcatgacctgagccaaaacaaagtgtcagatgctcaaccaactgagccacccaagcacccctcaaaataatccttaatgCTACTCATGGGCAATGGACTAtgatgttgttttttaaaattgcttgttGTGACCCACAAAACTAATTTCAAGAGCCATAATGGGTGGCTGTTGTCACTTTGAAGAATACTGGATTATCAGGTtaagatttctttctgttctttcctaAAAAGTTAAAGTGTCTGcattgaaaatatacaaaaaattttaaaaacagcctcAATCTTTATTTTAGACCTTCCTCAACCTGTTACTGGTTACAAAAGTCAAATATTCTGTTATCTCCAAATGACAGTCTTAGAGAAAATGGCCCAGGCCAGATATATAGTAGGGGGTAGCTTGGTACTTATCATCTCTGAACTCCAGTACCCTCATCTACCACTATCCTTACCACTCTTCTAATCAGTCTATTTTAAGGTCttgtacttttcctttttaatgcttttgtccATCAAATTCAGGTAAGCATTCATCCTGTTATTTATCATTCACATTTAACATGACAATACACACGTATGTACATAtcgatacatacatacatacaacagTGGCCTCAGATTAAAGGTGTACCTTAGATTTACCtggaaagcttgttaaaaatggcGATTCTGGAGCGCCCATTTGTGGGTCTGGAGGATAAAAGTCAGATGTTTTATATTCTCAAAAGCTCTCCTCCCAAGATGTTTTTATGCAGCTGGTGGACTCACACTCCTTGAAAAACAGGACATACATTCTTAAAATGATATCAGATATTGAATTATGAGTATGATCCTTCCTTGCTCATTGGATgggaacaacaataaaaaagtgaAGACTAGAGATCTTGAGTCCAGGTAGCTAGGAGAGGAAGggtagtattaaaaaataaagactaggGTGAAAGTGGAAGATTGCTTTTTAAACTGCTTTATTAATTTCACATTATGAAAGGAATACTTTTTCCTAAAACTGAGTGAAATTGTCCTACTGGACAGAAAATTTTACACTGagacaaaacaatatttaatTACAAACTGGTAAGTGGAAACACCAAAAGGTTTACAGAAAAAGTAAATCACAAAACTACAAGCTTGTAGAGCAGAGGTCACATTATTGACCTCGGAGAAAACCTTAGGATTCAAGGTATAAGGCAAAAGTCATAATGATTATCAGGTTCAGGAGTTTGGAAGCGCTTATGATGCCTCATTTGCTGCTCTTTAGTCTTTCTCCTGACTTCCATCATCTGCCCTACAAACTTTTCCTCATTAGCTCCCACTTCATTGTGATCAATGCGCTTGCTGGGTATGGCCCACCGAAAATTGGGGACAAGTCGTCTCATTCGCCCCAGCCTGACATTTCTTCCATGCTTCTGGCCTTCACCCCCTCTCGAATTGCGTGATTCCTCTTCATTCTGCACGGGGAcctgttcttctccttccttttcctgctgGGCATTTTCCATGTTGACAGTTTTCACCGCTTGTTTCTGTTTGGACGCCATTGCTCCTAGAGGTGAGAGACCAGAAAAAGGGCTATTTTCTTAGTGGGACGATCAGCACCGAGGACAGAGGCCCTACTACGCACCTTTCAAAATTCAGAGCCCTGGATTTcaaaggcttttttaaaattttactctcCCACTGGAGAGGCTCCCTACGCTCTTCAGGGGGCTCCGGGTCCgagccctctccccctcccgccccgcccaAAGCCCACCATTTTCCCTGCCTATCCCTGCCCAGGCCACTGCAGGCATCAAGATGGAGGACgggctggcggggggtggggggggtggggggaatttGGGGTCTCAGGGCTTTCCATACGTTCCCTTCGGCCCCCACGGTCCCCCGCACCGACCTGGGCCTATCCTTgcagtctcctcctcctcccgatTCTCGCCGAAGAGTGAGCCGCCGCGACACTTAGACCTGCACACCTGCagagggccggggtgggggcagcgggGGCTGCTGCAGCCGAGCGCTCCCCGCCGACCCGACGCTACCCAGCCCCTCCCGGAACCCCCACGGCCGCCTCGCCCCCACACTCAGCCGCCCCAGACCCCGAGCTGACCACCATTTTCTACACCAAGAAggacgggggcggggcggggcggggggtgcaaCAGGCAGGTGTTTCCGAAGGGTCATCGCCTCGCCGCGGTCCAGCCCTCCGCCTAGCATTTTCTGAGGCCAAACGCGGGCTGCGGTGGGGCGGGAGGGCTGCGGTTCTTGCGCCGCTTCGCCGCGGGGCACCCGGCCCCCCGGCAGGGCTCCGCGGGCCGCGTGGGCTCTCCCACACCAAGCCCAGGGAACGCTCCCCCTCCTCCCGGTCCCTTACCTGCTTCCCCTCCGCCTCCGACTCTTTGGGGCCGCCTCTGGCCCGCACGCCCTCAGGGACACCGGGAGCAGGCACCGAGAAGCAAGCGAGTGAAGGCCGGCTCTGACGCTGGAGCGAGGGCGCGAGTCCCCGTTGGCGGGTCACGTGAGGCCTTCGTCACCGCGAGCGGCACCGCCCCCATCCCGTGCGGGCTTCTGCCCGCGCGGGGGCGCACAGCCGGTTGGCCAGCACAGCTCCCCTCTGCTGCCGCGTCCTTAACAGCACCAGCCTGGACTCCGTGGCTCTCCCTTCTTTGTATATCCCTGGGCCTTTCTCTGCGGCTGGGGAAGGGCGATATCTTCTCAGGGACCTGTTGGCCATTCCTAGTTCTTCTCTGGGGCcttgcctcttcctctcctttgctcccGGGATACATCCCTACCCCCTCCATGACGCCGGCGCAAAATTTAAGGGGGTGCAGAAAAACCTCAGTAGTGAAGATAATCGTATTTTAatgcaatgtttaaaaaaaacaaaattaatgcaAGAACATCTATGAGCAAGATGTCACAACCACCCTGCTCCCAACCTGTGGTCCTCCTGGCTACCAATGCTCACCATATTCTCTGTACCAAAATGTGTATGTGGAGTGGGGGGGCAAGAAAGGAGGTGGAATTTTTTCGAATTCTtaatacctttttgttttgttcctttttcgATTAGAATTGTGTTCTCTTTGTAGTTtacattaactttattttaacttttgttatggaaaatttcaaacatatgcaaaaataaaatagtataatgaaAGCCACTGTACTCATCACCTAGCTCCAACGTTTAACTCATTGCCAGTGTTATTTCATGTATATTCTTGCCCACTTCCTGctcttagaaattatttttgaagcaaatcccattCTTAATATAATTTTGTGAGTATTTCGAAGTACATGTCTATAAGGACtctcatatatttatacatttatataatttatatatataatatatgtatatttatatcacAATAACATTTTCACACCTAACAGTTAATAATTCCTTAATACTGTTTTATGTCCAACCCGTGTTCAAATTCTCAAatctgtcatcttttttttttttaatagtttgtttGGATCAGGTTCTAAATAAAACCTAATATGtattgctgctttcaggataCTTTTTTTGTCTTGGCTTTGACAATTCGactataatgtgtcttggtgagTGTATTCTGCAAGTTCATATCTGATGAacttttctattgaatttttaatttcagctactgtacttttcagctccagaattttgTTAGttccttttaataatttcttcctgtttaCTCATTTTCCCTATTTGGTGAGACATTATTCTCctggtttattttacttctttgtccATGGTTTCCTTTAACTCTTTGAGCATATTAAAGACATTTGACTTAAAATCTTTCCCTAGTAAGTTCAGCttcctcagggacagtttctactaattttgtttttgctgtgaATAGGCCATACTTTCTttgcatgttttataattttttgctgTTGAAACTGAACcttttgaatattataatgtgGCATCTCTGGCAATCATATTCTTCCCTCTCCTCAGGATTTGTTGCTGGTTGTTGTGGGCTGCTGTTTGTTGAGTGACCTTTTGtgaagtctgtatttttttatcaTGTGTACCACTAAAGTCTGTTGCCTTAGCTTAGTGATCAGCTGGTGTTTTGACAGTTACTTTAAGTACCTGGagccagtaaaagaaaaaaaaaaaagaagaaacactctCAGTCTTTGCAAATTGGTCTGTGCTAGGGAACTCATTCACTGCTTATCCAGACCATTTTCAACTCTGCATTAGTTTTCACTTCCTACTTGCACAAAGTCTGAAGGCCAGCCAGAGGTGAAAGGCCTCCTCAGGCCTTGGAAGCACTTGCATCCCATCCTGGGTATATGTGTGGTCTTCTCAATCTCCCTGTATATtggggaacttttaaaatctcttattCTCCTATGTATCTCCTTTTCCAGCCTCTTCCTCCCAGCTTTCTCATTCTATTTATTGTTTGTCCTCAGTACTGCCCTTTGCCCCAACCTGCTAGGTCTAATACCCAGGCCTTTAAATGCTTTTGGCAAAAGCCACTCCACTCCTGGGAAGGCTCTGAGGCAAAATATAGAGAAACCTTGTGCCCTCCGTGAGAAGGACCTGACAGATGGTAGAGACCCATAGACACAGTTCTTTGAGAATAAGGTCCATAATGTTTCTTCTGGTACTAGCAACCTTCATTAACCGATCTAGAGTGTTGGGGATGGTGGGCTGGCAATTTAAAATCCCATGTCACTCTCTTACTGCAATTCAGGAGCTTTTCTCTTCAACTAGTTCTCCTCTCATTGTAAGTTCTTATTAGATTCCAGAGTCCTGCAAAAGTTGATTCTGACCATTTTTGGCATGGAAACTTTGAGTTCCCTACTCTGCCATTTTTCGtgatgtcttctctctctttatatttttaaattctctacaaTGTAATGGCAGTAtacaattactttaaaaaattatcccctttaaggggcacctgggtggctcagttggttaaatgtccaactcttggtttcagctcaggtcattatctcattggttgtgggatcaagcccatgtctggctctgtgctcagtggggagtctgcttgaagattctcttcctttgccccttcccccactcatgcacttaCTGAAGACTCTTATGTTGGGAGCTCCTTGGTTCTCATTTTTGGCCACCTTCCCCTTTCATGCCATGATCTCTCCTTAAAGCAGCCATCTCATCTATACCTATATCTTCAATCTCCACCCAGCCATATGATTCTTGCATTTTCCTCTCTAGTTCAGTCTCTGATCTAAATATCTTGCTACATTCTTAACATCCCCACTGGGGTACACAAAGATATAGAGAAATCAAGATGGCCCATTATGTTCCCTCCAAAAAAGATCCATTATGTGTTGCCCATTCCAGCTAACATTATTACCTATCACATAGATGATCAGGCGAGTCATCTGAGAATCCCACTGACACTTCCCTTTTATACTCCCGCTGCCCAATTTTCATATCTTTCATGAGTTCatctctttgttcattcattaataTGTTCATTCATCTGGTAGAGAGAGGAATATTGCTGTATCAGGGGAGAAGGGGAATAATTACACAATCACAGTCCTAGAGTGGGTGATCATTGCAGTGAAAAGGGGCCACCTCAGTAAGATTTGTCACATGAGAGAAAGTAAGGACCATAGTTTCTGATGTGGGTAATTTGGTAGGTTTGGTGGTGGGAACATACAGGCAATCTCTTCTGTGATAGCATctacttttccaaagaaacaaGAAGCCAAAAGAGCAGTTGAGAATGTTGAGGTGTGAGACAGTGTTGAAGGTTTGTGCAGGTGTTGTGTCATAGTGGTCTCAGATATTGAGAAAGTATATTGACTATGAAAATATGTTAAGATTACTAGCCAAGTCTGAGTACTGCTCCCTATCCTGCATTAGCTTCGCTTCAACCTTAACTCTCACAGCTCTCCTACGTTTTCCACcaggctccagccacactggctttttttcctcctttttgggAACAAGTCATGCTTACTCCCACTTCAGAGTTTGCTGTTCCCTAGTCTAACGTCAAAagatttttacacacacacatctctttCTTGTCATCCAGTTCTCAGATGAAAAGTCACATGCATAGCACGGCCTTCTCGTGATAAAGCATGGCACAACTCCAGGGATCATCATGCATATTGTAATCTAAGTACATGATGGTCTTCGAAATTGTTAAACTGGATCGCCTTGGACATCCTTCACTGCTCTCTCCATAAATGTAATTTTCTAtcccatttcccttttttattttcttcgtGGCACTCTTCACCCACTGAAATTACATTGGTTATTGTTAACTTTATGTGTATCCAAAAGAGAAAGTAAGTCCCCTAATGGGAAGGGCCTTTCCTCTCTTGTTGCCTAGCAGCCAACCTGGCAGGCAAagagtaaacactcaataaataagtGCTGCATGTATGGATCGTTAACTACCAAATACACCAAATCAGAAATAGGTACTTAAAGTTGAATGGCAAAACCATTGATGTTGGAATCAGGGATcacaatatgaaaaatatttaaagaaacctTGGATGTGTTCTATTCAGCAGTTTTTAAACAATAGTAAACATCAGAATCTACCAGGGAAATTGTTCAAAGTACAGATTCCTGATTCTCAAACCCCAGGGAAaagattcagtaggtctggggtaaGGTCTCAGAAGTTGCAATTTTAACAAGATCCAGGTGACTCTAATAAAGGTGGCCTGCAGCTCATGCTTAGACCAACACATACCTTTAAAAATGGTGTTTTCCTAGGGAAAATTGCTTCTATATCATTAATCTGTTATCTATCATGCAGAGTTCTGATCTCTTCAATTTGACTGCTGGAGTATTTAGTGGGAAACCAATCATCTAGGACCTCAGATTGCTTTTCCAGGTGGGATCTCATTTAACTTTTGATAAACAGTTGGGGTCCATTGGAtccaatttttgtttttgaacttttcaAACTATTTGTAAGGATTGCTATTTTATGATTTCTACTCTTTCTTAGAAGTCTTCCAAAGAACAAGGAGAAAATTTATCTTACTTTTAAATAGAATAAGCCCATATTATCTTGCACATACCACATGGGAGAATTGGGCCCTTTTATAAAATTGACACTGACATGTGGGAtctcattgattttgttttttctatatcTTAAAACACTTTGCTAGTCATCAtcctaaaaattatttcattattagttaATTATTCCTAGCTCTactaaaaagactaaaaaaataaaagaaaaaagcaagaatgaTGGGATAGCTTACATCAGGAATGAAgctatactaaaataaataataccacaTCACCATTTAGTTTTTTACTGCACTGCCCAAAGTATTACACCATCTTTCAAAAAGATATAGAAGAAGTGAAGAGACTCCATCTTTGCATTTACATAATCCGGCTTTCGCTGAACactaatgagaattttttttcatttttcttcccacaCTGGCAAAGAAAAGTAAATTGACAGAGGAATTCATTTTACGATTAGATCAGAAGACAGAAGTACAGTGACAACAATACTCTAGATGCCATTATTGATAGTGAAATTGATATCTCAAACTATGAGTATTCAAATGATGATAtcttaaatgaattttttcaaaCCCCCAAATCAAGTAGTGAATAGCATACTTCTAAGGACCAAAATGATAAATGACGTTCTCAGTTTGTCACTTGTCATACAATATGTTACAACAAGAAGCAAGAACATCCCAATTTGCTCAAAGGACATTAGACAATTTTCTGTCATCTTTTATGatattatatatctaatatatgtCCAGTATTTAAGCAATAAGTTTTCTAAGTGAACAAATGTTGAATTCAAGTAAGAAGAAGGAAATAGATcatgtagaaatgaaaaaaaaaaagtcattggacTGGTCATTCTAATCGGTGTTTAtcaatctaaaaatgaaaatatcttgcAATTATGGAGCAAAGAAGATGGCTATCCTCCCTTCAACAAAATTATGAGCTGTCAGTGTTTTgaaaagttttctgttttgatgCTATATGTACAAGAAGAACTAGAAATAAGACAAGGCAGAACTTATTGGGGATACAAGTGAGCAAGAAGAGAGAAATCAATACCTACAGATGGATATATTACAGGTTCAGGCATGAGAATTGATAGGGAGTGAGCTGTATTCAAAGAATGATGCCCTTTTTGAGTATACATACTTTCAAAGCTAGGAAAATGAGGAATGCAATTTTGGtttgatatatttaaattcttgttaAATTTTCTGATTTAGTTGTCCTTCATTATCTATTTTTACTTCTGTGAATTATTCATAAAGTCACTTAATAAAAACAGCAAATGGGTCTTTTGTACACAGAAGGTGATGATGATTTGGTTCTGGTATTCTAAGGGTTAACATCCTAAATACTCCTGAGTGGTTGGGAGAACTTagtatttttatcttgtttaatgGATGAGGCTGGTATAAGGGAAGTTGTGGagttattcttagaaaatatattgtaagCCCTAAGGAGTAATTGTGGAAACAGCTGAAACGTCAGCAGCGTTCCTGTTCTCGGGCTGTTGAACGCAATGGTCCGATAAGAGTAGGATCCCACGATCCCCAGGGGCAGGGCATAAGTTAGGAGCTATGAAAGAATGTAACCCTCAGTTCCCCCTTTCTACACCTAGCAACTGCTAGCCCAAATATCCTGCTCTTCCCTTATCCCATGACTGACTCCCTGTGTGCCTACGTGCAGGGGAGAATGCAAGCCTGCTTCAAGATATTCGCCATCCTTTTGTACTCCTTTCCCACACTTTGGGGCATCTGTCCTTGCttttctgataaagaaaaaataaataaaaactatgtgCAGGATTCAGCTGCTGCTGCTCTCCCTTGCAGAGGCAGCCCTACAGGGCCGCTCAGATTGGTGTCTGAGAACTTCATTTCCATGCGCAGTGACAGAAGTGACCTCTCCAAAGTGCCTTCATGATAGGCCCTCCTGACTCTCATTTCAATGTTCTGTTTAGCTAAGCCAAGACACCTTCTGTGTCTCGAGACTGAAGTTCGCAAACTTTTCTCATGTTACTCTAGAAGTCAAAATAAGAGAACTGAAAAGCTTATGAAATAGAAGAGTAGGTGAAGATTTTCTTCCCCCGAGACTAAACAGGAGGATGATTCAACTAAATGGAAATGATGTAATGACGTTCTTTCTTCAGGGGTCTCTCAGGCAGCCAATCCTATCATAATAAATTGGCATAGAAACTCATGTGGGCATGTAATGACTTTGTGTGTTTATCCCTTTATGCTGTTACATTTTCAAGTATTCCTTCTGGTGGTCAAAATTTCATTTCCTGTCCGggatacctcttttttttttaagatttttatttatttatttgacagagagatagagagcacaagtaggcagagtagcagacagagggagagggagaaacaggctttccattgagcagggagccagacg includes:
- the BEX4 gene encoding protein BEX4, with the protein product MASKQKQAVKTVNMENAQQEKEGEEQVPVQNEEESRNSRGGEGQKHGRNVRLGRMRRLVPNFRWAIPSKRIDHNEVGANEEKFVGQMMEVRRKTKEQQMRHHKRFQTPEPDNHYDFCLIP